One window from the genome of Lysobacter helvus encodes:
- a CDS encoding DUF3011 domain-containing protein — protein sequence MRPLATGFLLACTTGIAPVDAMPTDPPAAEEQQYRAAEPYPGNDSGTIRCESPRGRERTCEADTRGGARLTKQLSRSPCVEGKSWGVRPNGIWVNAGCRADFALGEGGPAPTGPIMVRCESNGGGRRHCPASTMAGVQLVRQLSRSPCIRHSTWSFDRNSIWVAQGCRADFQVGVGAPTEALGPQKLRCESDRGRERRCDVGVWKGAQLTRQLSKTPCVQGQSWGWDVRGVWVSRGCRAEFTVW from the coding sequence ATGCGTCCGCTCGCCACAGGTTTCCTGCTTGCTTGCACCACGGGCATCGCGCCCGTCGATGCAATGCCGACGGATCCCCCGGCCGCCGAAGAACAGCAGTACCGCGCCGCCGAGCCGTATCCCGGCAACGACAGCGGCACGATCCGCTGCGAATCGCCGCGCGGGCGCGAACGCACCTGCGAAGCCGATACGCGCGGTGGCGCGCGCCTGACGAAACAGCTGTCGCGCAGCCCGTGCGTCGAAGGCAAGTCCTGGGGCGTCCGTCCGAACGGGATCTGGGTCAACGCCGGATGCCGCGCCGATTTCGCGCTGGGCGAGGGCGGCCCCGCGCCGACCGGTCCAATCATGGTGCGGTGCGAATCCAACGGCGGCGGTCGTCGCCACTGCCCCGCGTCCACGATGGCGGGCGTGCAGCTGGTGCGGCAGTTGTCGCGGTCGCCGTGCATCCGGCACAGCACGTGGAGCTTCGATCGCAACAGCATCTGGGTGGCGCAGGGCTGTCGCGCGGACTTCCAGGTCGGCGTCGGCGCCCCCACCGAAGCGCTGGGCCCGCAGAAGCTGCGGTGCGAATCCGACCGCGGCCGCGAACGCCGCTGCGATGTCGGCGTGTGGAAGGGCGCGCAACTCACGCGCCAACTGTCGAAGACCCCGTGCGTGCAGGGCC